Proteins from a single region of Alphaproteobacteria bacterium:
- a CDS encoding P-II family nitrogen regulator, giving the protein MKEVKAFIHRNRIADVVHALKTAGFRNISVIDVKGMLKALDSQEQQYSIEIGEKVITEVKVELVCEADKVDQALALIRDNGRTGQPSAGWVYVSEIESAYPIDDGNAS; this is encoded by the coding sequence ATGAAAGAAGTTAAAGCGTTTATTCACCGCAACCGGATCGCTGACGTTGTCCATGCCCTTAAGACAGCAGGGTTCCGGAACATTTCCGTGATCGACGTTAAGGGTATGCTGAAAGCCCTCGATTCTCAGGAACAGCAATATTCCATTGAGATCGGTGAAAAAGTCATCACGGAGGTGAAGGTGGAACTCGTCTGCGAGGCGGACAAGGTCGACCAGGCCTTGGCGTTGATTCGCGACAATGGGCGCACCGGACAACCAAGCGCCGGCTGGGTTTATGTCAGCGAGATCGAAAGCGCCTATCCGATCGACGACGGAAACGCGTCCTGA
- a CDS encoding MFS transporter — protein MTAPSARLPGSIWALGFVSMFMDISSEMIHALLPVFLVTVLGASTVTVGIIEGVGEATASISKLFSGWLSDRLGKRKLLTIIGYGLGALSKPLFAVAPTASWVLFARFSDRVGKGIRGAPRDALVGDLAPPGLTGAAYGLRQSLDTVGAFAGPLLAMALMALFADDFRLVFWLAVVPGLVAVAILILGVREPQRHVDASPERTPIRWIELHLLGGLFWGVVAVGTVLTLARFSEAFLILRAENAGLSLAFVPLVLVVMNIVYAASAYPMGILSDRINRHVILAAGFLVLIAADIILAAAPNLGIVMLGVGLWGLHMGMTQGLLAALVAEATASAFRGTAFGVFHMITGIAMLLASLIAGILWEAIGPSATFVGGAAFTAIGLLGMLLLLLTRQQR, from the coding sequence CTGACGGCGCCGTCCGCCCGGCTGCCTGGCAGCATCTGGGCACTCGGCTTCGTCAGCATGTTCATGGATATCTCGTCCGAGATGATCCATGCGCTGCTGCCAGTGTTTCTCGTCACTGTCTTGGGGGCGAGCACGGTCACGGTCGGAATCATTGAGGGCGTGGGCGAAGCGACCGCATCGATCTCCAAATTATTCTCGGGATGGCTGAGCGACCGGCTTGGCAAGCGCAAGCTGCTTACCATCATCGGCTATGGCCTTGGTGCTCTTTCCAAGCCTCTTTTTGCAGTGGCCCCGACGGCATCGTGGGTACTCTTCGCCCGGTTTTCCGATCGCGTGGGCAAGGGCATTCGGGGGGCGCCGCGCGATGCATTGGTCGGCGACCTTGCGCCGCCCGGACTGACGGGTGCGGCATACGGCCTGCGCCAGTCCCTCGACACGGTCGGCGCGTTTGCCGGTCCGCTGCTCGCGATGGCGCTGATGGCGCTTTTTGCCGATGATTTCCGGCTTGTCTTCTGGCTTGCGGTCGTGCCCGGCCTAGTCGCCGTAGCGATCCTGATCTTAGGCGTCCGTGAACCGCAACGCCATGTCGATGCTTCCCCGGAGCGTACGCCGATCCGCTGGATTGAACTCCACCTACTCGGCGGGCTGTTCTGGGGCGTGGTCGCGGTTGGCACCGTGCTGACGCTTGCCCGTTTTAGCGAAGCATTTCTTATATTGAGGGCGGAGAATGCGGGACTCTCCCTCGCCTTCGTTCCGCTCGTCCTGGTCGTAATGAATATCGTCTATGCCGCATCGGCTTACCCGATGGGCATCCTGTCCGACCGCATCAACCGCCATGTCATTCTTGCTGCTGGGTTCCTTGTCCTCATTGCCGCAGACATCATACTCGCGGCAGCGCCGAATCTTGGGATAGTCATGCTGGGTGTTGGCCTGTGGGGCCTGCATATGGGAATGACGCAGGGACTGCTTGCCGCGCTGGTCGCGGAAGCGACTGCTTCTGCGTTCCGTGGCACGGCATTCGGTGTCTTCCATATGATCACCGGAATTGCGATGCTTCTGGCAAGCCTAATCGCCGGAATTTTATGGGAGGCGATTGGTCCCTCAGCCACATTCGTTGGCGGAGCCGCCTTCACCGCTATCGGTCTTCTCGGCATGCTTTTGCTGCTTCTCACCCGTCAACAGCGCTGA
- a CDS encoding heavy metal translocating P-type ATPase produces the protein MAPAPEASRLTFKVRGLNCAEEVAVLRRELGPLVGGADNLAFDVLNGRMTVLAEAPPVSVDQIRRAVRQTGMAAVEWRPEEKGARDKGDRRRQQVWFMSLSGLFVVAGFAVHIWLAGGLAEAIQLLAGHNGKSVPLPEMIAYGLAIVFGIHFVIVKAWYAARGLRPDMNLLMTVAIAGAIVIGEWFEAATVAFLFALSLTLESWSVGRARRAIAALVDLAPPMVLLLRTDGSETDVPVAEVNPGNRFIVPAGERIGLDGRVVAGASAVNQAPITGESVPVEKAIGAEVFAGTINGDGTLTVEATKAAGDTMLSRIIRMVEEAHARRAPSEQWVERFARVYTPVVMALAFFVFLVPPLALGGAWDDWFYRALVLLVIACPCALVISTPVSIVAALASSARAGVLVKGGAYIELPARLKAIAMDKTGTITRAEPVVAQVIPLGNHTEAELVARAAALEARSTHPLAQAILDYADQRGIAPAPADDVQVLKGKGLAGTFDGERFWLGSHRYVVERGQDTPEIAKQAEALEADGKTVIAVGNPQHVCGLIAVADTVRPEAREIVQQLHAAGIGHVVMLTGDNRVTASAIARDLGIDEVHAELLPDDKVEKIEELVARYGTVAMVGDGVNDAPALARANLGIAMGAIGSDAAIETADVALMTDDISKLPWLIHHAKRTLAVIQQNIVFSLGVKAVFVVLTFAGYATLWGAIAADTGASLLVVANALRLLRLRKSPENS, from the coding sequence ATGGCGCCCGCACCTGAAGCGTCCCGCCTGACCTTCAAGGTGCGAGGGCTCAATTGCGCCGAGGAAGTGGCGGTGCTCCGGCGCGAGCTTGGCCCGCTTGTCGGCGGTGCGGACAATCTCGCATTCGACGTTTTGAACGGCCGCATGACAGTGCTCGCCGAAGCTCCACCGGTCTCCGTCGATCAGATCCGTCGGGCCGTTCGCCAAACGGGTATGGCGGCAGTCGAATGGCGTCCCGAGGAGAAAGGCGCGCGGGATAAGGGCGACCGTCGCCGGCAGCAAGTCTGGTTCATGAGCTTGAGTGGCCTCTTCGTCGTGGCGGGTTTCGCCGTTCACATTTGGCTCGCGGGCGGATTGGCTGAGGCTATTCAGCTTCTCGCGGGCCATAACGGGAAGTCCGTACCTCTGCCCGAGATGATCGCCTACGGCCTCGCGATCGTCTTCGGCATCCACTTCGTTATCGTTAAGGCCTGGTACGCAGCGCGCGGGCTACGGCCTGACATGAACCTCTTGATGACGGTCGCCATTGCGGGCGCCATCGTCATCGGCGAATGGTTCGAGGCGGCGACGGTTGCATTCCTGTTCGCACTGTCGTTGACGCTGGAGAGCTGGAGCGTCGGACGGGCGCGCCGTGCCATTGCCGCTCTTGTCGATCTTGCTCCACCCATGGTGCTGCTCCTCCGCACAGATGGATCGGAAACGGACGTGCCAGTGGCCGAGGTCAATCCGGGCAACCGCTTCATCGTTCCGGCGGGCGAGCGCATCGGTTTGGACGGGCGGGTCGTTGCCGGTGCCAGCGCCGTAAATCAAGCACCCATCACCGGCGAAAGTGTGCCGGTTGAAAAGGCGATCGGCGCGGAGGTCTTCGCCGGCACGATCAACGGCGACGGAACGCTCACAGTTGAAGCCACCAAGGCGGCCGGGGACACCATGCTGTCGCGCATCATCCGCATGGTCGAGGAAGCTCATGCGCGGCGCGCTCCTTCGGAGCAATGGGTGGAACGATTTGCGCGTGTCTATACGCCGGTGGTCATGGCTCTTGCATTCTTCGTTTTCTTGGTACCGCCGCTGGCGCTCGGTGGAGCGTGGGACGACTGGTTCTATCGTGCCCTTGTTCTGCTCGTAATCGCCTGCCCATGTGCGCTGGTGATTTCGACACCCGTTTCCATCGTCGCTGCACTCGCGTCATCGGCCCGCGCCGGCGTTCTGGTCAAGGGCGGCGCCTATATCGAGCTTCCCGCGCGCCTGAAGGCGATCGCCATGGACAAGACCGGCACGATCACGCGGGCCGAGCCCGTCGTGGCGCAGGTCATCCCGCTCGGAAACCACACCGAGGCCGAGCTCGTGGCGCGCGCCGCAGCGCTTGAGGCGCGCTCCACGCATCCTCTTGCGCAGGCAATTCTGGACTATGCGGATCAGCGGGGAATCGCACCTGCGCCAGCGGACGACGTACAAGTCCTCAAGGGAAAGGGACTGGCCGGAACCTTCGACGGCGAACGGTTCTGGCTCGGCTCCCACCGCTATGTCGTCGAGCGCGGTCAGGACACCCCCGAGATCGCCAAACAGGCGGAAGCATTGGAGGCGGACGGCAAAACGGTCATCGCCGTCGGCAACCCGCAGCATGTCTGCGGCCTCATAGCGGTCGCGGATACGGTCCGGCCGGAGGCGCGGGAAATCGTGCAACAACTGCATGCCGCCGGCATTGGGCATGTGGTCATGCTGACCGGCGACAACCGGGTCACGGCCAGTGCCATCGCCCGCGATCTCGGCATCGACGAGGTGCATGCCGAGCTGCTGCCGGATGACAAGGTCGAGAAAATCGAAGAGCTTGTCGCACGCTACGGCACGGTCGCCATGGTCGGTGACGGTGTCAACGATGCGCCGGCGCTGGCGCGCGCCAACCTCGGCATCGCCATGGGCGCGATTGGGTCCGATGCAGCGATTGAGACCGCCGATGTCGCGCTCATGACCGATGACATCTCGAAGCTTCCTTGGCTCATCCATCACGCCAAACGAACGCTCGCTGTCATTCAGCAAAACATCGTTTTTTCACTTGGCGTCAAAGCGGTTTTCGTCGTGCTCACCTTCGCCGGCTACGCAACGCTCTGGGGCGCTATCGCTGCGGATACGGGCGCTTCCTTGTTGGTGGTCGCCAACGCGCTGCGGCTATTGCGCCTGCGTAAAAGTCCGGAGAATTCATGA
- a CDS encoding isochorismatase family protein codes for MSRSTQSSNSKSFGLLLNSEHCVVVLIDYLVDFFARLPTEEAQHLTEVVGLLLKTAEGLKIPTIVTARSNRARNAKLINPSDSHSSWGNAIWRETINPWANDSFRDHIRSCQRNRLILCGMWSDDSVTFAALSALEEGFDVYLVVDATRGTSLDIHNTAMARMTQMGTVPISTRQLILEWKGSIE; via the coding sequence ATGAGCCGGTCAACGCAGTCGTCCAATTCGAAATCATTTGGTTTACTGTTGAACTCGGAACACTGTGTCGTTGTTCTCATCGATTACCTTGTCGACTTTTTCGCTCGCCTGCCGACCGAAGAAGCGCAGCATTTGACTGAAGTGGTTGGTCTGCTTCTGAAAACAGCGGAAGGGCTCAAAATCCCGACAATCGTCACCGCACGATCAAATCGTGCGCGGAATGCTAAACTTATAAACCCATCAGACAGCCATAGCTCGTGGGGAAATGCAATTTGGCGCGAAACAATAAATCCGTGGGCGAATGACTCATTTCGGGACCATATTCGATCTTGTCAACGCAACCGCTTAATCCTTTGCGGCATGTGGTCAGATGATTCAGTCACCTTTGCCGCACTCAGCGCTTTGGAGGAAGGTTTCGACGTATACCTTGTAGTGGACGCGACGAGAGGGACTTCATTGGATATCCATAACACCGCAATGGCGCGGATGACGCAGATGGGCACTGTTCCGATCAGCACACGTCAATTGATTTTGGAGTGGAAGGGAAGCATCGAATAG
- the dmeF gene encoding CDF family Co(II)/Ni(II) efflux transporter DmeF — protein sequence MHTETIENWRHHHVFLGADHARNEWRTWIVVALTAVTMVGEIIAGLAFGSMALLADGFHMATHAGALSIAGFAYWYARRHAHDERFTFGTGKLGELAGYSSALILAIIALVIGIESVLRLTNPIAIRFNEAIVVAVVGLIVNLVSAWILHAGEGHAHNDDHGHHAHAHGELAASHHHHHHDHNLRSAYFHVLTDALTSVLAIVALLTGRFYGWLWMDPVMGIVGGIVIARWSWGLLRGAGAVLLDTIPDKHLSDRVCQALEHGGDRVSDLHLWRVGPGHMAVIVALVSDRPRAPDHYKAKLSRLPQLSHITIEVHPCQHARQAA from the coding sequence ATGCATACAGAGACCATCGAGAACTGGCGCCACCATCACGTATTCCTGGGAGCGGATCATGCCCGCAACGAATGGCGGACATGGATCGTCGTCGCACTCACAGCCGTGACGATGGTCGGCGAGATCATAGCCGGTCTGGCCTTCGGCTCGATGGCGCTCCTGGCCGACGGCTTCCATATGGCCACCCATGCGGGGGCGCTGTCGATAGCCGGTTTTGCATACTGGTATGCGCGCCGCCATGCGCATGACGAGCGCTTTACCTTCGGCACCGGAAAGCTGGGGGAGCTTGCAGGGTATTCGAGCGCCCTGATCCTGGCGATTATTGCGTTGGTGATTGGTATCGAGTCGGTACTGCGCCTGACCAACCCGATCGCAATTCGCTTTAATGAGGCGATTGTGGTGGCCGTGGTGGGGCTGATCGTCAATCTCGTCAGCGCCTGGATTCTCCATGCCGGTGAAGGTCACGCGCACAATGATGATCACGGCCATCACGCTCATGCGCATGGCGAACTGGCGGCAAGCCACCACCACCACCATCACGACCATAATCTGCGCTCGGCCTACTTCCATGTCCTCACGGATGCGCTGACCTCGGTTCTCGCAATCGTCGCGCTGCTTACCGGGCGTTTTTATGGCTGGTTGTGGATGGACCCTGTCATGGGCATCGTTGGCGGTATTGTCATCGCGCGCTGGTCATGGGGCCTGCTGCGCGGCGCAGGAGCCGTATTGCTCGATACGATTCCGGACAAGCACCTGTCAGACCGGGTTTGCCAAGCTCTTGAGCACGGCGGCGACCGGGTTTCCGACCTGCATTTGTGGCGGGTCGGGCCGGGCCATATGGCGGTCATTGTTGCGCTCGTGTCTGACCGGCCGCGTGCGCCTGATCACTATAAGGCAAAGCTTTCCAGGCTGCCGCAACTCTCCCATATCACGATCGAAGTCCATCCGTGTCAGCATGCGCGACAGGCAGCGTGA
- a CDS encoding metal-sensing transcriptional repressor produces MSHANDPEIMSRLRRAEGHLAAVLRMVVEGRDGLVIAQQLQAVIRALEKSKQAIIHDHIDHHLGEIAGPLTPDLKEKLAGFREITKYL; encoded by the coding sequence ATGAGCCACGCGAACGATCCGGAAATCATGTCACGGCTACGGCGTGCCGAAGGGCACCTTGCGGCTGTCCTGCGTATGGTCGTGGAAGGGCGCGACGGCCTGGTGATTGCACAGCAGTTGCAGGCCGTGATCCGCGCGCTGGAGAAATCCAAGCAGGCGATCATTCACGATCACATCGATCACCATCTCGGCGAGATCGCGGGGCCGCTGACGCCTGACTTGAAGGAGAAGCTCGCCGGCTTCCGTGAAATAACAAAATACCTATGA